TGGAGGCTTTTTCTGACTGTCTCAGATATGAAATGAAGGTTTGGGGTGTTAAAGTTTCCGTTGTTGAGCCCGGAAACTTTATCGTGGCCACAGGCATCCTGACACGTGACATAGTTACGACAACGGCAGAGAAGCTCTGGAAGGAGGCGCCCCCTGGTGTCCAGGAGGACTATGGGAAAGCTCACTTTGAGCAGTACATGGCTCTAATGCGCTCCTACTGCAACAGCGGCCAGCGAGAGATCGAGCCGGTTTTAGACGATATCACGGATGCCATCATGTCCAAACAGCCATACACACGGTACAACCCCATGGAGCCGCACTGGTGGATTCGCATGCAAATAATGACCCACCTTCCTGCGGCCATCTCAGACAGACTCTACTTCTAATGAGATGCCAACTTCCAGTATATTTGTCACAGGGTGCATCAGTGAATTAATCTATGCCATATTGAACGTAATCAAATAAGTATACaatcttttaaatgaaaagtaaaaaaaaaaaaggatttagacaaatcaacattattttgtccaaaatattcccttaaaggtatagttcacccaaaaatgaattcctcatccacaggccatccaagatgtaggtgttCCTATGATATGTTTCTATGATGCTGGTTTTGCAAACTCATtcagtcactgaactgaggaaacagttcGACTCGGACCGAGGACTGATGAGCCGCTGATATGCACATACAAAAACCGAGCACTTGAAAGAAGGGGCCAAATGAacgtttttatggtttctcattgtttatgtaaaaagtTTAGTTGATGaagactagtttattcactttatatgctttagacatgtaaaacatccacatttcacatcattattagatgctttaataatataattgcatattaGTTTCGTCACTGCATGATTACATAAACTAGTGACTTGAACCAGTTCACCGAAATGAACAACCAGTCCAGAACCACCAGTTTGCTGAAAAGAATCAGATATTCtcgtttgcctgaggctctgagTTACAGgcaatactgttttaaaaaatgttccgTTTCTTGCACAGGCTgattgtttcgcttcataagacctcaatatatcgtcaggagccacggCTGTTAATTTTGTGTAGCTTGATATGCTTTCTGTAACTGTCAAAAGTGCCGGTAGCTGTTAACTTGCATTATATGAATCACCGAGGACCATGGTTTAAGCTATCGTCTTTAaaaaatcttggatggcctaagagcgagtaaattaacagcaaatttttattattgggtgaactacCTTTAAATGTATGCACTTTGATTCACTTTATGGGCTCATTTATGGTTAAGTATTTTGGAAATATGAACACttttcagtattttgatttgGTCACGCAGATATTTTCATAGAGCGATCACGAATCCCCAGAGGCCTGAAGCCAGAAGCGGTGAAAAGCAGCATTATATGGCGCGTCCCGTCTGGCTGCTGATGTGGCTGATGTCTTAGTGTGGCTCTTTTCTTTGGGTGTGGATATTTTGTTTCGTTTGGTTATATAGGTGATTTGTTGTTATATAACTGATTTATTGGGGGTATGAAAGGGAGTGAGGGTCTGAAAGGATCCCTTATGAACATTCCCTTTATGAATGTCTCTTCCAAGAATCTGAATTATTATATTGAGGTATTATGGGATCACTCACCATCCACTTAAAATTTGTGCTGAAACATTctgaatgttaaaaaattaacaatgaataCATTTGCGGCATCCCAACTTGCATACTTCTGTGCAATAAAATGCTGTCATTTGCTTTATTGTATAAAGTAAGACTGGCTGTGTTTAAAATAGCACACTAGCATACTATTCTTACTGTTGCTGCAGTGTGTTGTATGTACTagcattcaaacgtttggggttggtatgattttttttgtttgtttttgtaagagGTCTCTGGTGCTCACCAtggctggatttatttatttttttaaatgactgaaaactCATTAGAGAATTGGCACAAACCGTCCGCTACTCTTCCATAGTGCAAGGGCTAATGGGCATTATTAGCCCAAACACCTCAGATATAGTATGACATTTGGAAAAAGTAGGATTTGGAATTCACTAATGCTGGTTTTACAAACTATACACAGTAGGATGGATTGCATGGGAACAGGAATGACATCAAATGTTGGCCACCGGAGGGAGCAATTGAGCATCTGTAGCCATCAACctctttttcaaaagaaaaacactaaCAGTATTATCAAATAGTGTACTGAATTATGTCTTCGGTCTCTTATACGTGATGTAATTGCCTAATAAGGACCGTGTGTTTGCATGGCTTTCTTGCTCGATTTCATGTCGTGTATGTGAGTTTCTGGAAATCCTGTAAGACAAGTTTAGAAAATTCCACTACAGTTTGCCTTATATTTAATATAGCTTAAGTTGAAACATAATAGTGCAGTATTCTCATCTAATATTTTGGGGATTTTCACTAGCTTTGGTTGCGAAATCATGGGAAGTACATTTCTGAATTTACGGAACTATGCAGACACAAGTAATTTCATTATTAATGGTCGCACATTTCTCATGCTGTTCTCAATCAAGTACTTTCTCTTCTTATCGCTGATATTTCATATTGTTTCAGTATAATATTGCCTGTTTCTTGCCTTAATTGTTTCACGTACAGCATGTGTGAAGTCATTATGATTCCCAGCAGGTCTTCATTAAATGCTAGCAATGTAATTTCCATAACAGTGGGACACAAAATCATGCAGGATAACTTCTTTCAAATGACATTCTCATGAagcatttatatatagttttaaccTCTAAAATTGTGATGCCACATTTATGCTCTGGATGACATTAAAGAGATGTCAGCATTGatttatgtagtttatttcttCCTTTGTACAGTCTGATAAACTCCTCTTTGCATACAGTATGAGGAAGAGTTTCATCATCATGGAGGCAGGGGGTATACAACTGCATTTGATTTTCTCAGCACCTCCAGGCCCATTTACAGAAACGGTTCACTCATAGTTCAGATAAAATGAGCTTGCTCAGTAAAACTGGTCCATTCAGCCCAAAACAGCAACTATGTTTGCTTTTCAGTACAAGATCCAGGGGCCTGAATTAGGAATTCATTCTTttgtaacaattaaattaaagacATATTAGccaaaacataatacaaaactgtTACAGTGCCGCATAATTCAAAGCTTGGATGGATCAAAAAGATTTTTTCAGTATAAACAGTTCAAAATCACTGAGAACCACCATGTTCCCAAAAGAAATGACAGAAAAGctatttggtcaaaaaaaaaaaaaaaaaaaatcctgctgaGTCTACATGATTGATAACAACAGTACCTCTTTCAGTTTCTGGTTGCCTCATAAGCTGACAAGTATACTCTCACAACCACAACCCAGATATCATGTTTGCTGAGTCTACTTATAACTTAGTCAAGAGTAGATGCAATATTTGACAAATTAAAACTGTGAAgcaaagattttgttttgtttgctcactgcagggtgtccaatcctgcccttagatcagtggttcccaatcctggtcctggaaaaccaacacttcacattttagatgtctttcacctgatttaactcatcagctcattagtaaagactccaAGACTTCCAGTGTGTGTCAGATAAGTGAGTGTTGGGGGttttccaggaccaggattggggaCCACTGTCTTGATAGCCAACTTCTTGCAGAATTTACTTCTAAGGCTAATTAAACACATATGAACCAGGTAATTAAGACCTTCAGGATTACCATGAATTTCGGGATTTCCAGCAGGTTTGTTGGAGCTAAACCCTGTATGAAAGTGGGCCCTTCAGAAGCAGGACTGAACACCTCTGGTATAACCCCCTGAACTTAAATATGGCTTTTACCCTAAGGTCAATATCAGGGGTGCCAAAACCTGTTCCTtaagggccactgtcctgcaggtTTTATTTCCAGCCTTAATAAAACTTACTTCAAGGCCTTCAAACGTCCAGGCAAGTGTCTTgaagctggttggagctaaattctgtaggacgttggccctccaggagcaggattggacacccctggtctatATGGTAAGGTCACTTCAGTCAGGAGGCAAATCATGATAAGTTCCTCAACGTGGATGTTTTTATGACCAGGACATGGTCCGTGCAAACCAGTCACTTATCAGGGGAGTATTACGCACATGCAAAGCGATACTCAAATAACAATCTTATAATAGTGTAGACGAACACCAAAACTTTGGCTCCAACAACTGAGATGAAGGCACATTTTAAAGCACAAACTGTGATATGACTACACATCTCAGAGATCCCTCATCCAAAACAAGTGGATCTCAACTGGTTGATCAAAACCCAAAATTGGGTAGTAGGGTTGTTCTCATAGGTTCTTGGTAGATATTATCCAGCAAGTACTTGCACGTCtcagtgatttttttccccccacttccTTCAAAAATCCTTATTCCTCAACTCTCGCCCCAGTCCAGCTCCGAACAGCTGGACAAGTAATTATAGTCGTAGTGATGGTCCCCTGGAAAAGAGCCCAGATCATCACCCTACTCATAAGTCTTCAGAAAAGAAACTTCCATGTTTTTCCAACTTGAAACAGAGACGTGTCCAGGGAAGTGTCTTTCCCATTGCCTGGTCCAGCAAACATACTTATCTATGAAGTTTTACATATTCACATCTGATCCTCAATGGAACATCTCTCTCCGTTTATCATaaactattgaaaaataaaaggaaGCAGCACTGTGGATCTTGATCGCCAAGCAAAGTGGATCCTTCCTTGAAACCTGAGCTCACAATGCTGCCTTCATGCTGACACACTTTCATTCATCCTCTACATTACAACACATATACTCATTTGAGAACGTGTGCAACCAAATGAGTGCCaagcaaagcaaagaaaaaacaaacacctaATGAAACTTTAAACCAATCCACCACCACCATTGATAATAAAAACCACAGCCATTATAACAACTGTAATGCGATTGCAGCCTTGTTCATGAAAGACGGATTTATTAGTAGAACACTGAATCATAAATGACCTATTGTGTACACAAATGcggtttaattttctttaatctTCAGTCATGGCACAGCAATTCAGGCTCCATCTGCAAATCTTGAACAAACtcccatattcaaataaatgtctaGTAGAAGACATTAATCACACCTAAACCCTTTGACAAAGCGGAGACACATCATATTATGGCATGGATTCTGACAGTTCCAAGATGTCTGAATAAATTTAGGAATCTATTGTCAAAACTAGCTAACAAACCACAATAATAAGCACCTTGATTGTCAGGGAAGCAGAACTTCTGAAACTTTACCCCTTATAAATACAGATGCCATCCTTAACGAGACCTCAAGCTTGATTTAATGTTGGAAACATGCAGTTGCAAGACTATAGTTCAAGATTAATCCCAAAATGATTGTGCCTAATTTGGAATATTGGTTTTGGTCACTCACTTTTATTGTTGGAGCATTTTGCAGAAATATTGATTCCTAATAAATATAGCAGATTACATCAATTTCAACAGTTCCGTGTGGTTCAGGCGTTGCAGGCAGTAACAGACAGTATGTGAGACCTCTGAAAAATGTTGAGAAAAGTTCTTCTGCAGTCAGGACTTCAATAGCAGAAACTTGAAAGGACAGTTAAAAAATTGGCAGGGAAGTTaaagaagaaatgaaaaatacattttggaaatcaatgaaaagaatatatattaacaaaagaaGACCTAGGTTGTAATTATAGTACATGTTGACATCAAAATACACTGCATCTCCTATGGTctaaacatactgtattttgatacaTTGGGCGTGTCCCTCAATGAAATTCAAGCATGTTTCTGAGCAAATGAACGGGAGTCCATTGTCCGTCTCTCCCTGTACCTCCCTTTCTTGGAATGCTTGATATTcccagtctgtctgtctggaaGTGTAATCATTGTTAACTGGATATTCTTTCTACATGGATCAGGAGGCAGCCAGAGCCTTGACCAGGTAGAGTTTATCGCCCTGTTCGCTGGTAAAGATGGGTGCCTTTTTGTAGTGTTCCACCAACTCCTCCATTGAGTTAAACTTGCGTTGTCCGATGCAGTACAGGTTGTCCTTCATTTGGACTTTGAAATGCTTGTTTTTGGACTGAGCTTTCAGCGATATTGAAAAGTCATTGGgctagaaaacaaacaaattggGAGAAAGGGACAAACATGGTCAATTTAGACCAATTATTAAAAGCAGGAATCTCAgcataaacagcatttttatcagaatataagaatgaacATTTCTGTCTACTTACTGAGGACTCGCTGTCTCGGATAAGAAAGTCTCCCTCTGTGCCCCTCTGGTTGAGTGCCATCTCTGCCTGATGACGCGTCACCTTCCCATAGTACCACTGCTTGCCAGCGAAACGTCCGCTGGATGAAGGCTCAATGTAGTCACAGTCAGGTGTGGGCGGCCCGGCCATGCTGGCTGAGTTGAGTGACTCCTGCAGAACAGTCACGTAGTTCTTCGGCACAAGTCCCATCTGCCCATCGGCTTTGCGACACTTCCACCACTCTGGGTCGTTTTCTGGCTTCTCCACAACTTCCATAACCTCGCCCTTCTCAAAATTCAGCTCTTCATCGTTGCCTGAGCTGAACGGGTAGAGTGCCTGTACAGTGTGCATCACCTGGTTGCCGTTCGCACTATGAACAGCAGCCGCCAATTTCTCCGACAAGCCGGCAGGGTCATTGCTCGCCGATCCATCTGCATCCTCCGTCACGTAGTTGGATGGGAACCATCCCGAATGGCCTTGGTAGCTCCCCCTCCACCAGCCATCACTGCACTTCTCCATGACGATGACCCTTGTGCCCTTAACCAAAGACAACTCATCTTCCCGCTCAGCCGTGTAGCTGAATTTGACAAGCGCAGGAAGGTTTAGGTCATACAGACGTTCACCATTGTCCGAGCACAAGTCAGAGTCGGCGTTGGAGGCTGTTTCACGCATGCCTGTTTTCCGTTTCACCTTGCCGATCCCTGCATACATACAGAAAGAAAAGCCATTAAGAATTTCCaagaatgaacagcactctcttccaccttcagtaACCTTTGAGTAAGGTACcaaacccccaattgctccctgagcgctgcagcaaaaatggctgcccactactctgggtgtttgtgtgttcactactgtgtgtgtgcagttggatgggttaaacgtagagcacgaattctgagtatgggacactatacttggccacacgtcacttcactcactcacagCCTAGGTTGGGAAACAGACTAGgttttgtttcagttatttttttatactgaGAAAAAGTTAATGCAATAGCTTCTTGACATTCAActtcaaaataacacatttaattaaaggCATCTGTCAATGGAAAGCCTTGATCAGAAATGATAAATGTGTTCAGACAGTCTCTTCAGGGGTTAACTACATTACCCCGCCCCCTGCACTCATTCCTTTCTTGTTGAAATTATCTGTGAAACCAAAGAGCACTGTATTTTGATAC
This sequence is a window from Cyprinus carpio isolate SPL01 chromosome A24, ASM1834038v1, whole genome shotgun sequence. Protein-coding genes within it:
- the LOC109049057 gene encoding cytoplasmic protein NCK1-like isoform X1, coding for MTEEVIVIAKFDYMAQQDQELDIKKNERLWLLDDSKSWWHVRNATNKTGFVPSNYVERKNSARKASIVKNLKDTLGIGKVKRKTGMRETASNADSDLCSDNGERLYDLNLPALVKFSYTAEREDELSLVKGTRVIVMEKCSDGWWRGSYQGHSGWFPSNYVTEDADGSASNDPAGLSEKLAAAVHSANGNQVMHTVQALYPFSSGNDEELNFEKGEVMEVVEKPENDPEWWKCRKADGQMGLVPKNYVTVLQESLNSASMAGPPTPDCDYIEPSSSGRFAGKQWYYGKVTRHQAEMALNQRGTEGDFLIRDSESSPNDFSISLKAQSKNKHFKVQMKDNLYCIGQRKFNSMEELVEHYKKAPIFTSEQGDKLYLVKALAAS
- the LOC109049057 gene encoding cytoplasmic protein NCK1-like isoform X2, which translates into the protein MDMANLFKQFFRIGKVKRKTGMRETASNADSDLCSDNGERLYDLNLPALVKFSYTAEREDELSLVKGTRVIVMEKCSDGWWRGSYQGHSGWFPSNYVTEDADGSASNDPAGLSEKLAAAVHSANGNQVMHTVQALYPFSSGNDEELNFEKGEVMEVVEKPENDPEWWKCRKADGQMGLVPKNYVTVLQESLNSASMAGPPTPDCDYIEPSSSGRFAGKQWYYGKVTRHQAEMALNQRGTEGDFLIRDSESSPNDFSISLKAQSKNKHFKVQMKDNLYCIGQRKFNSMEELVEHYKKAPIFTSEQGDKLYLVKALAAS
- the LOC109049057 gene encoding cytoplasmic protein NCK1-like isoform X4, with the protein product MRETASNADSDLCSDNGERLYDLNLPALVKFSYTAEREDELSLVKGTRVIVMEKCSDGWWRGSYQGHSGWFPSNYVTEDADGSASNDPAGLSEKLAAAVHSANGNQVMHTVQALYPFSSGNDEELNFEKGEVMEVVEKPENDPEWWKCRKADGQMGLVPKNYVTVLQESLNSASMAGPPTPDCDYIEPSSSGRFAGKQWYYGKVTRHQAEMALNQRGTEGDFLIRDSESSPNDFSISLKAQSKNKHFKVQMKDNLYCIGQRKFNSMEELVEHYKKAPIFTSEQGDKLYLVKALAAS
- the LOC109049057 gene encoding cytoplasmic protein NCK1-like isoform X3, whose translation is MWSCLKCVGIGKVKRKTGMRETASNADSDLCSDNGERLYDLNLPALVKFSYTAEREDELSLVKGTRVIVMEKCSDGWWRGSYQGHSGWFPSNYVTEDADGSASNDPAGLSEKLAAAVHSANGNQVMHTVQALYPFSSGNDEELNFEKGEVMEVVEKPENDPEWWKCRKADGQMGLVPKNYVTVLQESLNSASMAGPPTPDCDYIEPSSSGRFAGKQWYYGKVTRHQAEMALNQRGTEGDFLIRDSESSPNDFSISLKAQSKNKHFKVQMKDNLYCIGQRKFNSMEELVEHYKKAPIFTSEQGDKLYLVKALAAS